One part of the Bdellovibrio sp. KM01 genome encodes these proteins:
- a CDS encoding Hsp33 family molecular chaperone HslO, giving the protein MGKERVHRFVSKDLTVRIAAVNATEVVRHMQDLQDTYPLATVAVGRGMVGALLMASHLKDGQQVGLLFRGNGPLSSVYAEASYEGHVRGYTPNPHYQPENYDNGLSLKKAIGIGLLTVARHQPFQKQPFQGTVELVSSEIGDDIAHYLHQSHQIRSLVSLGVYLDQNGKVQSAGGVMIEVMPGVEEDMVEKIISNYESKKPNISKMLNEGATCVDLVAPFMEGIPYEEVEHNYTVEYSCPCTKARVIRALEAMGEAELQDMLDKKEEVHVTCQVCGKPYDVSLEEVQDLKNLLHRESMN; this is encoded by the coding sequence ATGGGTAAAGAACGTGTTCACCGCTTTGTCTCCAAAGATCTGACAGTGCGTATCGCTGCAGTCAATGCAACGGAAGTTGTTCGACACATGCAGGATCTACAAGATACCTATCCTTTGGCGACAGTAGCAGTTGGCCGCGGTATGGTGGGAGCCTTGTTGATGGCATCACACTTGAAGGATGGGCAACAGGTCGGTCTTTTGTTCCGTGGGAATGGTCCTTTGAGCAGCGTCTATGCAGAGGCAAGCTATGAAGGTCATGTGCGTGGTTACACACCAAATCCACACTACCAACCTGAAAATTACGACAATGGCTTGAGCCTAAAAAAAGCGATCGGTATCGGTCTTTTGACAGTGGCTCGCCACCAACCCTTCCAAAAACAACCCTTCCAGGGAACTGTGGAACTGGTGAGCAGTGAAATCGGCGACGACATCGCTCACTATTTACACCAATCCCATCAAATTCGTTCTTTGGTTTCTTTGGGCGTGTACCTGGATCAAAACGGAAAAGTCCAATCTGCAGGTGGAGTCATGATTGAAGTGATGCCAGGTGTGGAAGAAGACATGGTTGAAAAAATCATTTCTAATTACGAATCGAAAAAACCAAACATCTCAAAAATGTTGAACGAAGGTGCGACTTGTGTCGACCTGGTAGCTCCCTTCATGGAAGGCATTCCTTACGAAGAAGTTGAGCATAACTATACTGTTGAATACTCTTGCCCATGCACGAAGGCTCGCGTGATCCGCGCGCTGGAAGCGATGGGGGAGGCAGAACTTCAAGATATGCTGGATAAAAAAGAAGAAGTCCACGTGACTTGCCAAGTGTGCGGCAAACCGTACGACGTTTCGCTCGAAGAAGTGCAGGATCTAAAAAATTTGTTACATCGTGAATCGATGAACTAA
- a CDS encoding phosphoglycerate mutase family protein has protein sequence MKIYIFRHAQKAMDFSGDPDLTPEGHGQASTLLDLVLKNEMPKPTQLWVSPRKRTHSTFRPLSEQLKLPLVDQEALLEQQGDESLQIFRRRISNLLEKATEAENDVIYMCSHYDWVIEAMAVIPSETDLSDDRFSHWIPCQCVGFEISKDGMFKFLELKKVST, from the coding sequence ATGAAGATTTATATCTTTCGCCACGCCCAAAAAGCCATGGATTTCTCTGGAGATCCCGACCTGACTCCCGAGGGCCATGGTCAGGCGTCGACTCTTTTGGATTTAGTACTTAAAAATGAAATGCCAAAACCCACTCAGCTTTGGGTTTCCCCACGAAAACGGACTCACAGCACCTTTCGTCCTCTGTCAGAACAACTTAAGTTGCCCTTGGTAGACCAGGAAGCTCTTTTGGAACAACAAGGCGATGAGTCCTTGCAGATCTTTCGTCGACGCATTTCCAACCTTTTGGAAAAAGCCACGGAAGCGGAAAATGATGTGATTTACATGTGCTCGCACTATGACTGGGTTATTGAAGCCATGGCGGTCATCCCCAGCGAAACGGATTTGTCAGACGACCGCTTTAGCCACTGGATACCTTGTCAGTGCGTGGGTTTTGAAATTTCCAAAGACGGAATGTTTAAATTTCTTGAACTGAAAAAGGTTTCCACATGA
- a CDS encoding fumarylacetoacetate hydrolase family protein — MIQNIWAIGRNYVEHAKELGNEVPTEPLVFLKAGSCATIAHSEIHLPKWATDVHHEVEIALQFDENLQISAACVALDLTERTLQSKLKAKGQPWTLAKSFTEACPISNFFPVGDLDELRKIDIKLMVNGELRQNGNTSLMIFSYEEQIDYVRQYFPVVAGDLLLTGTPAGVGPVKPGDVLVAEIVGKITHKWTVK; from the coding sequence ATGATTCAAAATATCTGGGCCATCGGGCGCAACTATGTCGAACACGCGAAAGAATTGGGTAATGAGGTTCCAACGGAGCCATTAGTATTTTTGAAAGCTGGCAGCTGTGCGACCATAGCTCACTCGGAAATACATCTGCCGAAATGGGCGACGGATGTTCATCACGAAGTGGAGATCGCTTTGCAATTTGATGAAAACTTGCAGATCTCCGCAGCCTGTGTGGCTTTGGATTTAACCGAACGCACCTTACAATCGAAGCTAAAAGCCAAAGGCCAACCTTGGACCTTGGCAAAAAGTTTTACTGAAGCTTGTCCGATTTCAAATTTCTTCCCCGTGGGAGATTTGGATGAGCTTCGGAAAATCGACATCAAACTGATGGTCAACGGCGAGCTTCGCCAAAACGGCAATACGTCACTTATGATTTTCTCCTATGAAGAGCAAATAGACTATGTGCGTCAATACTTCCCTGTTGTGGCCGGAGACCTGCTTTTAACTGGAACCCCCGCAGGAGTTGGGCCCGTGAAACCTGGCGATGTCTTGGTGGCGGAAATTGTGGGGAAAATCACTCACAAATGGACCGTTAAATAG
- the pruA gene encoding L-glutamate gamma-semialdehyde dehydrogenase produces MNDIQSKIVTRGEEIMKRMEGQSKASIFSKDFWYGSIMEWSMKNEKFKTNMFRFVDVLPSINSGDEVARHLKEYFAEDGGKLPPVFNVGLGLGSLAPGLMAGAIKKNVVGMAQMFITGENPDDALPVLKKARKNKMTFTVDILGEAILSEKEAQEYSNKCIELIEWLAKDAEKWDEVPQIDRDHEGAIPKVNVSVKMTALYSQIKDSAWDESKKILKDRMRPIFRLGMQKGVFINLDMEQYSVKHLTLEAYTELINEDEFKNYKFFGIVIQAYLRDSFEDVKMLTDFAKKRGTPFWVRLVKGAYWDYETIEAEQRGWPVPVYTNKAESDANYEVCAKYFLENIKYIRPAFASHNVRTIAACMIYAEQLNIPKDALEFQMLYGMAEPIKKTIVEMGYRMREYAPVGELIPGMAYLVRRLLENSSNESWLRGKFADNKTTAELLKDPASGLTPTSATLPKKPGKFYNEPLLDFAVKADREKMEKSIATLRASLPVNVPVMINNKEQTSAKIFDRVNPSESSQVVGKIHMATIEQAEQAMQAAQTAYKTWKNVPAEQRAALVDKLADLMQRDRFKLIAEQVLEVGKPWAEADGDVGEAIDFCRYYARDMRNLQKPLRVGGLPGELSHYIYKSRGVTAVIAPWNFPLAIMAGMVTAAAVTGNTVVMKPAEQSSVVAWGLMKMIVEAGFPAGVVNFLPGLGEEVGEYIVNHKFTTTIAFTGSKAVGLHILNRASMVQSGQQHVKRCIIEMGGKNAVIIDNDADLDEAVDGVLYSAFGFSGQKCSAASRVIVLEEVYDRFTERLVEAARSIEVKSAENPKAYMGPVVDQEAYERIMHTIAEGEKTNKLLFKGVAPNNGFYVPPTIFGDVPGDAKLAQQEIFGPVVAVIKAKNLDQAIEIANSTEYALTGGMFSRSPANIARVKEEFEVGNLYINRGITGAMVDRHPFGGFKMSGIGSKTGGPDYIKQYMEPAAVTENTLRRGFAPAEGE; encoded by the coding sequence ATGAACGATATCCAATCGAAGATCGTCACTCGTGGCGAAGAGATCATGAAACGTATGGAAGGCCAATCCAAGGCTTCCATCTTCTCCAAAGATTTCTGGTACGGCTCCATCATGGAATGGAGTATGAAAAATGAAAAATTCAAAACCAACATGTTCCGTTTCGTGGACGTGCTTCCTTCTATCAACTCGGGCGACGAAGTGGCTCGCCACTTGAAGGAATACTTCGCTGAAGACGGCGGAAAACTTCCTCCCGTATTCAACGTGGGTCTTGGATTGGGCTCGTTGGCTCCGGGCTTGATGGCCGGCGCGATTAAGAAGAACGTTGTCGGCATGGCGCAAATGTTCATCACAGGTGAAAACCCAGATGATGCTTTGCCGGTACTGAAAAAAGCGCGCAAAAACAAAATGACTTTCACAGTCGACATTTTGGGCGAAGCGATCTTGTCTGAAAAAGAAGCGCAAGAATATTCAAACAAATGCATTGAGCTTATCGAGTGGCTCGCAAAAGACGCTGAAAAATGGGATGAAGTTCCTCAAATCGATCGCGATCATGAAGGTGCAATTCCAAAAGTGAACGTGTCTGTGAAAATGACGGCACTGTACTCGCAAATCAAAGACTCGGCTTGGGATGAATCTAAAAAAATCCTAAAAGATCGCATGCGCCCTATTTTCCGTCTGGGTATGCAAAAAGGTGTCTTCATCAATTTGGATATGGAGCAATACTCCGTTAAGCACCTGACGTTGGAAGCGTACACAGAGCTTATCAATGAAGACGAATTCAAAAACTACAAATTCTTTGGAATCGTGATCCAGGCATATCTGCGTGATTCTTTCGAAGACGTCAAAATGCTGACGGACTTCGCAAAAAAACGTGGCACTCCATTCTGGGTCCGCCTGGTTAAGGGCGCCTACTGGGATTACGAAACAATCGAAGCGGAACAGCGTGGCTGGCCGGTTCCGGTCTACACCAACAAAGCTGAATCTGATGCGAACTATGAAGTGTGCGCAAAATACTTCCTGGAAAACATCAAATACATCCGCCCGGCTTTTGCGTCTCACAACGTAAGAACAATCGCCGCTTGTATGATTTACGCTGAGCAATTAAATATTCCTAAAGACGCTTTGGAATTCCAAATGCTCTACGGAATGGCCGAGCCGATCAAAAAAACCATCGTAGAGATGGGCTACCGTATGCGTGAATACGCTCCGGTGGGAGAATTGATTCCAGGTATGGCGTATCTCGTTCGCCGCTTGCTTGAGAACTCTTCGAATGAATCATGGTTGCGTGGAAAATTCGCTGATAACAAAACCACCGCGGAACTTTTGAAAGATCCTGCAAGTGGTTTGACTCCAACTTCCGCGACTCTCCCGAAAAAGCCAGGCAAGTTCTACAACGAACCGCTTTTGGATTTCGCTGTCAAAGCGGACCGCGAGAAAATGGAAAAATCCATCGCGACTTTGCGTGCTTCCCTTCCCGTCAACGTACCTGTGATGATCAACAACAAAGAACAAACATCTGCAAAGATCTTTGATCGTGTGAACCCTTCTGAAAGTTCGCAAGTTGTCGGTAAAATCCACATGGCCACAATCGAGCAAGCAGAACAAGCCATGCAAGCCGCCCAAACCGCTTACAAAACTTGGAAGAATGTTCCTGCGGAACAACGTGCCGCTTTGGTTGATAAACTTGCGGACCTCATGCAACGTGATCGTTTTAAATTGATTGCGGAACAAGTTTTGGAAGTTGGTAAACCATGGGCGGAAGCTGATGGGGACGTGGGCGAAGCGATCGACTTCTGTCGATACTACGCACGCGACATGCGCAACCTTCAAAAACCACTTCGCGTGGGTGGCTTGCCAGGCGAACTTTCTCATTACATCTATAAATCACGTGGTGTGACGGCAGTCATCGCTCCCTGGAACTTCCCGCTAGCTATCATGGCTGGCATGGTGACGGCTGCGGCTGTGACAGGAAATACTGTGGTGATGAAACCCGCAGAGCAATCTTCAGTGGTTGCTTGGGGTTTGATGAAAATGATCGTTGAGGCTGGCTTCCCCGCAGGTGTTGTGAACTTCCTTCCAGGCTTGGGTGAAGAAGTGGGCGAATACATCGTGAACCATAAATTCACGACGACGATCGCCTTTACTGGTTCAAAAGCTGTGGGTCTACACATTTTGAACAGAGCTTCGATGGTGCAATCCGGCCAACAGCACGTCAAGAGATGCATTATCGAAATGGGCGGTAAGAACGCTGTCATCATCGATAACGATGCGGACCTTGATGAAGCAGTCGACGGAGTTCTTTACTCGGCGTTTGGATTCTCGGGACAAAAATGTTCAGCTGCCAGCCGCGTGATCGTACTTGAAGAAGTTTATGATCGTTTCACAGAACGCCTGGTTGAAGCCGCCCGCTCTATCGAGGTGAAATCTGCTGAAAATCCAAAAGCCTACATGGGCCCCGTTGTGGACCAAGAAGCTTACGAGCGCATCATGCACACCATCGCTGAAGGCGAAAAAACGAATAAGCTTTTGTTCAAAGGTGTGGCACCGAACAATGGCTTCTATGTTCCCCCGACAATCTTCGGCGACGTTCCAGGCGATGCGAAACTAGCACAGCAGGAAATCTTTGGACCCGTTGTCGCGGTAATCAAAGCGAAAAATTTGGATCAAGCGATCGAAATCGCTAACAGCACAGAGTACGCTCTGACAGGTGGCATGTTCTCCAGATCCCCTGCGAACATCGCTCGCGTGAAAGAAGAGTTCGAAGTCGGCAACTTGTACATCAACCGCGGTATCACCGGTGCCATGGTTGATCGTCACCCATTCGGCGGCTTTAAAATGTCTGGTATCGGCTCTAAAACCGGTGGCCCTGACTATATCAAACAATACATGGAACCTGCTGCTGTAACAGAAAATACGCTTCGTCGTGGTTTTGCTCCAGCTGAAGGCGAATAG